The following are from one region of the Platichthys flesus chromosome 2, fPlaFle2.1, whole genome shotgun sequence genome:
- the vstm2l gene encoding V-set and transmembrane domain-containing protein 2-like protein: MGSFGVILGMLQYAGLYLQLNAAVKVAHAEVDNYVSGHALFTEVPHDITTQSGEDVEMACSFRGAGSPSHSLEIQWWYIKGHGNWQEKSAQVTNYVVTLEETSKDATKISVVKVAGSNISHRLRLSSVKPSDEGTYECRVIDFSGTVAQDHRVRAYLQVEPVRGRGPDDVKPREQSRRLHGNQPHPHHETEGRELKRRSAGSSTDCNESCVL, from the exons ATGGGCAGCTTCGGAGTGATTCTGGGGATGTTACAGTACGCGGGACTTTACCTCCAACTTAACGCAGCGGTGAAGGTGGCGCACGCCGAGGTGGACAACTACGTCTCCGGACACG CTCTTTTTACAGAGGTgccacatgacatcacaacgcAAAGTGGTGAAGATGTAGAGATGGCTTGTTCCTTCCGCGGGGCGGgctctccctcccactccctGGAGATCCAGTGGTGGTACATCAAGGGCCACGGCAACTGGCAGGAGAAGTCAGCCCAGGTCACTAATTAT GTTGTAACCCTGGAGGAGACGTCCAAAGATGCCACCAAAATCAGC GTGGTCAAAGTAGCCGGCAGCAACATCTCCCACAGGCTCCGTCTCTCCAGCGTCAAGCCGTCGGACGAGGGCACGTACGAGTGTCGCGTCATTGACTTCAGCGGCACCGTGGCACAGGACCACCGGGTGCGCGCCTACCTCCAGGTGGAGCCGGTGAGGGGTCGGGGGCCGGACGACGTCAAGCCACGGGAGCAAAGCCGCAGGTTGCATGGGAACCAGCCGCACCCCCACCATGAGACCGAGGGCAGGGAACTGAAGAGGAGATCAGCCGGCAGCAGCACTGACTGTAACGAGAGCTGTGTGCTTTAG